A stretch of the Halorussus salinus genome encodes the following:
- a CDS encoding SAM-dependent methyltransferase translates to MDHDELGELYGREEFYWGTEPNDLAETALTYLGDADATGTDSPVPEEAVVADVGAGEGRDAVFFAEEGATVYAIDPIPEGLAKAERLADERGVELRTRRGDVNDLDLPETVDLLYSVGAVQYLRPANRAAQFAHFREATSSGGVHAVFAFVDRPEIPTPPDWGDNEYFYQPGELRGYYDDWDLLESSSLVFDDDSGGEPHQHAAEVVIARKS, encoded by the coding sequence ATGGACCACGACGAACTCGGCGAGTTGTACGGCCGCGAGGAGTTCTACTGGGGCACCGAACCGAACGACCTCGCCGAGACGGCACTGACCTATCTCGGCGACGCCGACGCGACGGGTACCGACTCGCCAGTCCCGGAGGAGGCCGTCGTCGCCGACGTGGGCGCGGGCGAGGGCCGGGACGCGGTGTTCTTCGCCGAGGAGGGCGCGACGGTCTACGCCATCGACCCGATACCCGAAGGACTGGCGAAAGCCGAGCGACTCGCCGACGAGCGCGGCGTCGAACTCCGGACGCGCCGCGGCGACGTGAACGACCTCGACCTCCCCGAGACCGTGGATTTGCTGTACTCCGTCGGCGCGGTCCAGTACCTCCGCCCGGCGAACCGCGCCGCGCAGTTCGCTCACTTCCGGGAGGCGACCTCCTCGGGCGGCGTCCACGCCGTCTTCGCGTTCGTGGACCGTCCCGAGATTCCGACGCCGCCGGACTGGGGGGACAACGAGTATTTCTACCAACCGGGCGAACTCAGGGGGTACTACGACGACTGGGACCTGCTGGAGTCGTCGTCGCTGGTCTTCGACGACGATTCGGGCGGGGAGCCCCACCAGCACGCCGCCGAAGTCGTGATAGCGAGAAAATCGTAG